A genomic region of Cannabis sativa cultivar Pink pepper isolate KNU-18-1 chromosome 1, ASM2916894v1, whole genome shotgun sequence contains the following coding sequences:
- the LOC115707256 gene encoding phosphatidylinositol/phosphatidylcholine transfer protein SFH11 — protein MANVPQEAIKLLQALMDQVEEPLKITFQNVHQGHLAETLKRFLKARDWNVSKAHKMLMDSLNWRVQNEIDNILAKPIVPAELYRGVRDSQLIGLSGYSREGLPVFAIGVGLSTFDRASVHYYVQSHIQINEYRDRVILPGASKKYGKPITTCVKVLDMTGLKLSALSQIKLLTIISTIDDLNYPEKTNTYYIVNVPYIFSACWKVVKPLLQERTRKKVQVLSGSGRDELLKIMDYASLPHFCRKEGSGSSRHSDDMAENCFSFDHPFHQQLYNYIKQQSVNNEPTEPIKQGSFHVDLPEPAPEGTEIVKTLESEFNKIGKKNCANGLSDSLNGLRINGA, from the exons AATGTTCATCAAGGACATCTGGCTGAAACTTTGAAGCGTTTTCTAAAAGCAAGAGATTGGAATGTTTCCAAAGCCCACAAAATG TTGATGGACAGTTTAAATTGGAGGGTACAAAATGAGATTGACAACATATTAGCG AAACCCATAGTTCCTGCTGAATTGTATAGAGGAGTACGTGATTCACAGCTGATAGGACTTTCAGGTTACTCGAGAGAG GGTTTGCCAGTCTTTGCTATTGGTGTGGGCCTCAGTACATTTGATAGAGCGTCT GTCCACTACTATGTGCAGTCACACATTCAAATTAATGAATACAGAGACCGTGTAATCTTG CCTGGTGCTTCGAAAAAGTACGGAAAGCCTATCACCACCTGTGTGAAGGTTTTAGATATGACCGGACTGAAGCTTTCAGCACTAAGTCAAATTAAG TTATTGACAATCATATCAACCATTGATGACTTGAATTATCCAGAGAAGACAAACACCTACTACATTGTAAATGTTCCATATATATTTTCAGCCTGTTGGAAG GTTGTCAAGCCTCTTTTGCAGGAAAGGACAAGGAAAAAAGTACAGGTGTTATCAGGCAGTGGGAGAGATGAGCTGTTAAAG ATTATGGATTATGCATCTCTACCACATTTCTGTAGAAAAGAAGGTTCGGGATCATCTCGACATTCAGACGATATGGCTGAAAAttgtttttcctttgatcatcCCTTTCACCAACAACTCTACAACTACATTAAGCAGCAATCTGTGAATAACGAACCTACTGAACCAATTAAACAGGGTTCTTTTCATGTGGATCTGCCTGAGCCAGCTCCAGAAGGAACAGAGATTGTAAAAACATTAGAATCCGAGTTTAACAAGATCGGAAAGAAAAATTGTGCAAATGGTCTATCTGATTCTCTCAATGGACTAAGAATAAATGGTGCTTGA
- the LOC115707255 gene encoding WEB family protein At1g12150 — MSNLRIKFSEKVSSSPRTEVGEIDTRAPFQSVKAAVNLFGVVASPKGRPVIKRRASSENVLHKETELVLAQRELNKIKENLEKVETTKSRAISELERAKKTLYELTTKLNAVKDSKQTANAAAEVVKERAKKLEVEKSKKLIGTEAWKTELDQIRKEYASTVIELDATKQELNMIRQDFDAALEAKLAAFQQAGEAQRLAKVNSEKAVEFSRQIAEMRASAGQFKLAFIQAQEEQSKLIQEREASLQSYIIAKEEAKEKLESLKKEVNIVQNQEARDLEVKLDETNAEIEVLQEEMRKSHAVEMDNVRIVTMELNEATTTLQKASEEESSLKSLVNSLKLELENVKKEMETESLFANYDAEILNKKQKEIELSDELSFKLKNLLEETNSARQEEEEMKNKANKMKQEADKFQGVAQEAEKKLELTLIEAEKVKEAEQKVLDAVKVVNAESNAKIKLSLEKFQSFTKKVQEFQNMADAKEAENEAHVGEIKQRKMEAERKVEANLKAIEEIKIATDMALRKAEMADSAKTVVEGELHKWRQQQEQRNGS, encoded by the exons atgtcTAATCTTCGCATAAAATTTAGTGAAAAGGTCTCCAGTTCTCCAAGAACGGAGGTGGGAGAGATTGACACAAGGGCTCCATTTCAATCAGTAAAAGCTGCTGTTAATTTGTTTGGCGTAGTAGCTTCCCCAAAAGGAAGACCTGTCATCAAGAGAAGAGCTTCTTCAGAG AATGTTCTGCACAAGGAAACAGAACTTGTCTTAGCTCAGAGAGAACTTAACAAGATAAAGGAAAATCTTGAAAAGGTCGAAACCACAAAATCTCGAGCAATTTCAGAGCTTGAAAGGGCTAAGAAGACATTATATGAGTTGACCACAAAGCTCAATGCAGTGAAGGATTCCAAGCAAACAGCAAATGCAGCCGCAGAAGTTGTTAAAGAACGAGCCAAGAAGCTTGAGGtcgaaaaatcaaagaaactgaTTGGAACCGAAGCTTGGAAAACAGAACTAGACCAAATCAGAAAGGAATACGCATCTACTGTTATTGAACTTGATGCTACTAAGCAAGAATTGAACATGATCCGCCAAGATTTTGATGCAGCTTTGGAAGCTAAACTAGCTGCATTTCAACAGGCAGGAGAAGCTCAGCGTTTAGCCAAGGTGAATTCTGAGAAGGCTGTAGAGTTTTCAAGGCAAATCGCTGAGATGCGAGCATCAGCTGGTCAGTTCAAGCTCGCTTTTATACAAGCTCAAGAAGAGCAATCAAAGCTCATCCAAGAACGAGAGGCTAGTTTACAGTCTTATATAATAGCTAAAGAAGAAGCAAAGGAAAAATTGGAGTCCTTAAAGAAAGAAGTTAATATTGTACAGAATCAAGAGGCCAGAGATCTCGAGGTAAAGCTTGATGAAACAAATGCTGAGATTGAAGTCTTGCAAGAGGAGATGAGAAAGTCTCATGCTGTCGAAATGGATAATGTTAGAATTGTAACTATGGAGCTCAACGAAGCAACAACAACACTACAAAAAGCTTCTGAAGAAGAGAGCTCTCTTAAAAGCTTAGTGAACTCGCTAAAGCTAGAGTTGGAGAATGTGAAAAAGGAAATGGAGACAGAATCTCTATTTGCCAATTATGATGCTGAAATACTGaacaaaaaacaaaaggaaATAGAACTCTCTGATGAACTCAGCTTCAAACTAAAAAATCTATTAGAAGAAACTAATAGTGCAaggcaagaagaagaagaaatgaaGAATAAAGCCAACAAGATGAAGCAAGAGGCAGACAAGTTTCAAGGAGTGGCACAGGAAGCGGAGAAAAAGCTAGAGCTGACTCTGATTGAAGCTGAGAAAGTGAAAGAAGCAGAGCAAAAGGTACTTGATGCGGTTAAGGTTGTTAATGCAGAAAGCAATGCTAAGATAAAACTGTCCTTAGAGAAGTTTCAGTCTTTTACTAAAAAAGTTCAGGAGTTCCAAAACATGGCCGATGCAAAAGAGGCAGAGAACGAGGCCCATGTGGGAGAAATCAAGCAGAGAAAAATGGAAGCTGAAAGAAAGGTAGAAGCTAATTTGAAAGCAATTGAGGAAATCAAGATTGCAACTGATATGGCTTTGAGGAAAGCAGAGATGGCAGATTCAGCAAAAACTGTGGTTGAAGGTGAACTTCATAAATGGCGTCAACAGCAAGAACAAAGGAATGGCAGCTAA